The Thermotoga caldifontis AZM44c09 genomic interval GACGAGCTGTTCGTTCCAGACGGGCATGAACATGCGCACATCGAGCCGGAACTTCCAGTAATCTCTGTCTGCCAGGTTGAACAGACCGGCTTTGTCCAGACCGAAGTAGAGGTATCGTCCCTGTGTGGGGAAGATCGGATCGCTCCTGGTGTCGTATGAATAGTTGCCCGAAAGGATGAGCGTGTTCTCTGAGAAATCAATGTAGCTTCTGTTCTCGTAAGTCACGCCCCCGCCGAACGCGTGTCCGGCGAACCTGAGCGTGGAAGCGTTGCCTCCAACTTTGAGAATTTGAGTGGAATTCGTCCACTCATAGCTGAAGAGCGCACCGAGCGTTGCTGGCAATTTGAACGGCTTTCTGATGGAGTAATCGAACTGTATCAACTTGCTCTCAAAACCGAGCTTCAGGGTGGTCGCGAACGTCTGACCGTAACCGAAGGGGTTGATCGTCGAGAAAGACACTTCACCGAAAAATCCTTCATACCACGGCCTGTCTTTCACGGGGCTCCAGGAGATTCCACCGCTGAGACTGAACTTCTTGTCTTTCTCTTTGACCTCGACCACGACGTCCACGTCGCGGTTTTCGGGCTTAGCCACAGGATAAACCTTCACAGCCTCGAAGAACTGCGTTCTGTTCAACGCCGAGATGGTGTCGTAGAAATCTTTCTGCCTGAGCGGTTGACCGGGTTTGAACGTGACAAGGTCGTCAACGACGTACGTCCTGGTCCTCTCGAAACCTTTGAACTCGACGTTCGCGACGTACTTCTCGATGATCCTGAACTGCAACGTTTTGTCCTGGTCCTGGACCACAACGTAGCACAGAGGATATCCTTTCTCTTTGTAAAGGTCCAATATTGCCTGCATCGATCTCAGAACGTCTGAGTTTCTCACCAGCCTGTACTCTCCGACGGACACCACCTTGCGCAGTTGCTCAGAGTTTATCAGCTCGTTCCCGGAAAATTCGATCTTCTCGTACACCTTACCTTCGTCCGGTACGTACTTGGGTTGGACCACCTTCACCTTCATGGCGACGGCTTTTTCGGAGACGTTCGGAATTTCGATCTTCTCGAAGTCTATGGAAGTTTCTGGGCCAAAATAGACGTAGTTTGCGAGCGTGGACAGTACAGCAGAGATGTCGTTCACCGTCGGATAACAGCGCTTTATATCCTTGATCAGGATTCTCAACAACGAGGGCGTCGTGTAGTAATCCTTCATCGTGTCGATCTTTATCTGTCTTCTCACCTGAGCTATGTCCAGTCCTTCGATTTCACCCACGAAATATATGTCCCAGAGAGCGTACGGAACGACGTTGAAGAAGTACGTGTTGTCTTTGAAATCACCGCTTATTTCAACGAGGAAATAACCAGCCTCGTCAAACTTCTGCTTGATCGCGTTGAGGCTTTCTCTCACCTTCGACATGTTGAGGGCTTTACCTTTTTCGAGTGTAACGACGCTGGCAACATCCGTCAGCTTCACCAGCTCCGGACCTTCCAGGTTCAGCTTCCAGTCTCTGACGATGGGATTCTCCTGAACAACGAACTGGAGGATGAAGCGTCCCTCCGATGCAACCAGTTTCGGTTCCAGGGACGAGAAGTAACCCACATCGAAGACCTTCTTGGCGATCTCCGCAATGGCTTCGTCTTTCAACTCAACTCCGATGTAATCCTTCACGAGAGGCATCAACTCTTTCTCCGATACTGTCACCAGGCCGACGAACTTCACGTCCGATATGACGATCGCAAAAAGCGTCAAACCGAAGGTCAACGAAAGCAGCAAAGCAAAGACCCTCTTCATTGCGATACCTCCTTTTCGAACAAGCCCTTCTCGAGTTCCTCGACGACCTCATACAGAGTCCTGATCACCATCGGCGAAGAAAGATCACCAAGAACTTCCATCAACTGAGTCGTCGTCAGCGTGTAGCAATCGTTCTTGTAGCATCTTTCTACGCACAATTCTACACCTTCAGGAGTACCTGTCAGCAACGTCACCAGACAGCCCACCACGTCGCCGATCTCCTGGCAGTCGATGTGGTCCGTGTTGAAGCACGCTGTCACTCTCGTTCCCTTTCCCTTCTCGCTCTCCAGCTTCACGTGTCCCCCCGTAGCCTCAGCCGCCTGCTTCAAAAATGGAAGCCCAAGGCCAACCCTGCGAACCTTTGGATCACGCGTGGTGTAGAAGGGATCGAACACTTTTGAAATCTCTTCCTGCGTCATCCCCACCCCGTCGTCTTCGACGGTGAAACAGAATCTGTTCTCGCTCTGGGCGATCCTCAGCCTCACCTTTTTCGCCTGCGCTTTGAAGGAGTTCTGCACGATGTCCATCACATGGTCTACGATACTTCTCAATCCCATATCGTCAACACCTTGCTCCTGTCAGGCGCGCACAGAAAATTGAAGAATTCTTCTGTGTTCTTCACATCGAGATCGAAACGCGTGTATCTGCAACCGATTTCATCGATCCTGTGCGCATCCGAACTGGTCAACGGGATGTAACCCGCTCTCAGCACCTTCTGCCAGCCATCCTTCGTCCTGACCTCCGCGAACCTCACCTCATCGTTCGGTGGAAACATTCCAAGCTGGTAAAGCAATCCGAACTGTCTGTCCACGTGCGCGTACGCCGGAACTCCACCGTGACCGAGGATCAGCCGTACGATCTCTCCGACACTGAGATCCGCAGCCACCAGAAGGTACTCTTCCTTTATGGAGAGGAACTCGTCTTTCTCGTTCACTAAAAGCTGATAGCCCAGCACTTCGGGATCCAAACGTACCTTTGGAAGGTGATCGTTCAGAACTTCACAGAACTTTCTGGCCTTCCCAACGCTGGGAAAGTACGCCAGCACGTGGACTTCCTCTTTAGATGTCACCTCGACACCTGGCAAAAAAATCGCACCGCAGGCTTTCTCGAAAGCATCTAAATTTTCACAGCTGTTGTGGTCGCAGATGGACAGAACGTCGATCTTCGCCTGTCTCGATTTCGAACAGACCGCACCGGGGACCATCGTTATGTCCGCACACGGTGAAAGGCACGAGTGAACGTGCAAATCGGCCCTGATCACGGTTCTATGCCCATCCCGTACAACCTTCCAGCGATCTCAAAAGGACTCTTCTCTGTTCTCAGCAGGCACAGGCCCTCCGCTTTGGCTTTTTCAACGGTGTCGCTCGAGAAGTTGTGACCGTTACAGAGTACGATGGCGCGTATTCCTGTAATGACAGAGACCGCCACGACGTTCACGTGAGACTGCACCGTCACCCATATCGAATCGGGCTTGGCGTGCGCCATCACCTCGCTCAGAAGGTCCCCAACACACCCATGCTTCACTTCCACGTCACAGTTTCCACAGCAGACCTCAAGGCCCAGCGCTTCGACGATGCTCGACACCTTCATTTGTTCCCCTCCCTGTCCCTGCGGAACTCCATCTCGACCACCACCCCCGCACCGACTTTGGAAACAACCATAAGGTTGTCAGAGCAACGTTTCATGTTCGTGAAACCCATGCCGGCGCCGAAGCCGAGCTCTCGAACGTAGTCCGGCGCGGTGGAATAACCTTCCTTCATCGCCAACTCGACGTTGTCGATGCCCTTTCCGGTGTCTTCCACGCGTACGAAGATCCGATCGGGCTTAACGAAACAGTATATCGCCCCGGTGCTCCCACTGTGTATCACCACGTTGGTTTCGGCTTCGTAAGTGGCGATGGCCACCCTCCTGGCGGTCTCTGGATCGACCCCCCTGGAGAGGAGGAACTGTCTCAGTTTGGAAGCCCCTATGCCGGCGAGGTTGATGTCGTAATAATCTATCGGGAAGAAGAAATCGGCGCCGGATTTGTCCAGACTTTCTCCCGTGATCAAAGATCGTTCGAAGTAATCGGGACTTTCAAGCACTTCTTTCCGCCGTTCGTCGTGCAGATACACCAGGCCGAGTCTTGCGAGCAGCGCCATCATCACATCGTTCTTGGTTATTATTCCCACCAGTCTGTTGTTCTCGTCCACGACAGGGAAACGACCGTAAGAGTAGCGTTCAAACGTTTCTATGATGTCCTTCAGCGTGTCGGTGACCTTCAAACACACGACTTTTTTCGTCATGTGATCCTGAACCTTCTCGTCTATGTAACCTCCCTCGAGTGCCTTGATGATGTCTTCGATGCTCACGATACCAACGACCTTCCTCTCGGAATCGACCACGGGAACGCCGGAGATCCGCTTTATTCTCAATATTTCCTTGACCTGTCTGAGCGTTCTGTCCGGATGCACGGAGATGACGTTGGGGTTCATCACTTCAACCACAGGCATATCGAGGAAAAAACTCTGAACACGATCGAGGACCTTCTCCATCTTTCACACTTCCCAGATGGGTCTGATACCTTTCGCGTAGAGCCTGCCGCACGCTTCGAACATGGACATCCTGGTCACAGCGAGCACGATCCCGCTGGACTCAGCCATCTCGATGGTCTCGGCAGGGACATTCTCCCTCCTGACGATCACCACCGCGGGTATACCCACCACATCGGCAGTCCTGATGACCTGGGGTGTACACAGGCCAGTGATCAGGATCGCATCGGGCTTCGCGATCGCGAGGACTTCGCTCATCAGGTCCGAGGCGGCTGCACGTTCGAACTCCAGCTGATCGACCTTTTGAGCGTTGGCCACAACCTTCGCCCTGAGCTCGGAGAGGATCTCTGTCAGTTTCATCGGAATCACCCCTTCAGCAGATCGCCCCTGTAGGAGTACCTGACGAACGCGTCGTAACTCTTCGGACAGATCGCTTTGAAGATCTGCGCGACGGCGAGC includes:
- a CDS encoding BamA/OMP85 family outer membrane protein codes for the protein MKRVFALLLSLTFGLTLFAIVISDVKFVGLVTVSEKELMPLVKDYIGVELKDEAIAEIAKKVFDVGYFSSLEPKLVASEGRFILQFVVQENPIVRDWKLNLEGPELVKLTDVASVVTLEKGKALNMSKVRESLNAIKQKFDEAGYFLVEISGDFKDNTYFFNVVPYALWDIYFVGEIEGLDIAQVRRQIKIDTMKDYYTTPSLLRILIKDIKRCYPTVNDISAVLSTLANYVYFGPETSIDFEKIEIPNVSEKAVAMKVKVVQPKYVPDEGKVYEKIEFSGNELINSEQLRKVVSVGEYRLVRNSDVLRSMQAILDLYKEKGYPLCYVVVQDQDKTLQFRIIEKYVANVEFKGFERTRTYVVDDLVTFKPGQPLRQKDFYDTISALNRTQFFEAVKVYPVAKPENRDVDVVVEVKEKDKKFSLSGGISWSPVKDRPWYEGFFGEVSFSTINPFGYGQTFATTLKLGFESKLIQFDYSIRKPFKLPATLGALFSYEWTNSTQILKVGGNASTLRFAGHAFGGGVTYENRSYIDFSENTLILSGNYSYDTRSDPIFPTQGRYLYFGLDKAGLFNLADRDYWKFRLDVRMFMPVWNEQLVAAFRFFTSAVLFDKYTNPGSTEETILFYGIDSVRGVDATKAKAGILASGELRYDLKSQTLPMYVLAFVDAGGTGETLAQPTLKLTAGPELDVVVPMLGVMGFGVAYDFNGQWTWENFKPFFRFGAAF
- a CDS encoding CBS domain-containing protein, with the protein product MEKVLDRVQSFFLDMPVVEVMNPNVISVHPDRTLRQVKEILRIKRISGVPVVDSERKVVGIVSIEDIIKALEGGYIDEKVQDHMTKKVVCLKVTDTLKDIIETFERYSYGRFPVVDENNRLVGIITKNDVMMALLARLGLVYLHDERRKEVLESPDYFERSLITGESLDKSGADFFFPIDYYDINLAGIGASKLRQFLLSRGVDPETARRVAIATYEAETNVVIHSGSTGAIYCFVKPDRIFVRVEDTGKGIDNVELAMKEGYSTAPDYVRELGFGAGMGFTNMKRCSDNLMVVSKVGAGVVVEMEFRRDREGNK
- a CDS encoding ATP-binding protein, translated to MGLRSIVDHVMDIVQNSFKAQAKKVRLRIAQSENRFCFTVEDDGVGMTQEEISKVFDPFYTTRDPKVRRVGLGLPFLKQAAEATGGHVKLESEKGKGTRVTACFNTDHIDCQEIGDVVGCLVTLLTGTPEGVELCVERCYKNDCYTLTTTQLMEVLGDLSSPMVIRTLYEVVEELEKGLFEKEVSQ
- a CDS encoding PHP-associated domain-containing protein; its protein translation is MIRADLHVHSCLSPCADITMVPGAVCSKSRQAKIDVLSICDHNSCENLDAFEKACGAIFLPGVEVTSKEEVHVLAYFPSVGKARKFCEVLNDHLPKVRLDPEVLGYQLLVNEKDEFLSIKEEYLLVAADLSVGEIVRLILGHGGVPAYAHVDRQFGLLYQLGMFPPNDEVRFAEVRTKDGWQKVLRAGYIPLTSSDAHRIDEIGCRYTRFDLDVKNTEEFFNFLCAPDRSKVLTIWD
- a CDS encoding iron-sulfur-binding hydrogenase, with amino-acid sequence MKVSSIVEALGLEVCCGNCDVEVKHGCVGDLLSEVMAHAKPDSIWVTVQSHVNVVAVSVITGIRAIVLCNGHNFSSDTVEKAKAEGLCLLRTEKSPFEIAGRLYGMGIEP